In Streptacidiphilus sp. P02-A3a, the DNA window ATCCCCTCCCAGCGGGAGGGGAGCACCATCAGGTCGGCCGCCACGTACCAGTCGCGCGGGTCCTCGACCGGACCGGCGAAACGGACGCTGTCGGGGTCCGGGAGTTCCGCCGCCAATTCCTCAAGGGCGGCCCGGTCCGGCCCGTCGCCGACCAGGACCAGCCGTGCGCCGGGGACCCGCGCGGGCACCCCGGCCCAGGCCCGGAGCAGCACGTCCTGGCCCTTTTGCCGACAGAGCCGGCCGACGCAGACGGCGACCGGGGCGGCCGGGTCGTCGTCCAGACCGAGGATCGCCCGGGCCCGGTCGCGGGTGGGCAGCCGGGCGGAGTCGAAGCGGTCCAGGTCCAGGCCGTTCGGCGCGAGCGCCCACACCCCGCGCAGCCCGGCCGCCTCGCCCTCGCGGCGCTCCTGCTCGCTGACGCACAGCAGCCGGTCGGTCCAGCGGACCGCCCGGCGCTCCCAGACCCGCGCGGCCGCGGCCACCGGTCCCGACACCGCCGCGAACGACCAGGCGTGCGGCTGGAAGACGGTCGGCCGGGCGCCCCGGAGGGCCAGCCGTCCGGCCAGTCCGGCCTTGGCGCTGTGCAGGTGGACCAGCTGCGGGTCGCTCTCGGCGATCACCCGGCGCAACGCGGCCACCTCGCCCGGCAGTCCGGGGCCCGGACCGCGCCCGGCGGTCCAGGTGCGGACCCGTACCCCGGCGGTGACCGCCATCCCGGCCAGCCGCCCGCCCTCGGGGCAGGCGAGCACCACCCGGTGGCCGTCCGCGACCTGGCCGCGCGCCAGGTCGGCCACCACCTGGGCGACGCCGCCGTCGACGGGCTGGGACACATGAAGGATCGTCAGGGGCACGGCGATCAACCTAGGGCGCGGCAACCGAACACGAGCGCCGCGCTCACTCAGGTGGCGGACATGATCCACCCGTGCGGGCGATCACCGGTGACCTGCGCGGGTCAGTCGTCCAGGCGGTGCGAGAGGTGCAGGTCGCGCTCGGTGTGGCCGTCCTCGATCCGCAGCGCGGTGGCGACCGGCGGGTAGCCGCTGGCCATCACCGTGTACTCGCCCGGTTCCAGGTCGGTGAAGCGGAAGTTGCCGTCGGCGCCGGTGGTCACCGCGGCGACCACGGTGCCCGCCGAGTCCAGCAGGGTGACCCGGGCCTCGGCCACGGCGTGGCCGTTGCTGGTGCGGACGGTGCCGCGGAGCGTGCCGCTGCCCGCCATCGCCACGTCCTGCCGGGTCTCGCCGCTGGCCGCCACCTCCACCGCGAGCGCCGCCGGCCGGTAGGCGCGGGCGCTGACGGCGAGCGTGTAGCGGCCGCTGACCAGGTCGCGGAAGTGGTACTCGCCGTCGGAGTCGGCGTGCGCGGTGGCGACCACCTCGCCGCGGCCGTCGGTCAGCGTGACCGCGGCGTCGGCGACCGGCGCGCCCTCGGCGCTGCGGACCGCGCCGCTGAGTCGGCCGGTGCCGCCGAGGACGATGTCCAGCTCCACCGGGCGCCCGCCCACCGCGACCGTGACCGCCTGCGGCTGGTGGCCCGAGGCCGCCGCGATCAGTACGTAGTTGCCGCCCCTGGGCGCGGCCAGGGCGAACCGGCCGTCCGGACCGCTGCCGGAGCGGGCGACCTGGCGGCCCTCCATGTCGACCAGGGTGAGCACGGCCCGGGGCACCGCGGCCCGGTCCGGCTCCAGCACCGTGCCGGCCACCGGGATGCCGGGGGCGGGCGGCGGCTGGACCGGCTGCGGCTGCGCGGACTGCTGCTGCGCGGACTGGGTGGGGACCGCCGTGTCGCTGATCTCGACCGTCAGCAGACCGGCCGCCGCGTCAGGGCCCGGCTCGGGGGCCGCGTGGGTGACCAAGGGTTTCTCCTTGAGCAGGAAGGCGAGCAGGAAGCCCAGCGCCAGGACCGGCGCCAGGTAGAGGAACACCCGCGGCAGCGCCGCCGCGTAGGAGTCGACGAAGGCCAGCCGCAGCGGCCCGGGCAGCGTGCGGACCAGCTCCGGGGTGATCGAGTTCACCGGCGGCAGCCCGTTGTGGAGCGGCAGCCGCAGCGCGAGCTGGTGCGTCAGGCGGGAGTTGAACAGCGTGCCGACCGCCGCCGCGCCGACCGAACCGCCGATCTGCCGCAGGTAGTTGTTGGCGGAGGTGGCCGCGCCCAGGTCGCTCTGGTCCACCGAGTTCTGCACCACCAGCACCAGCACCGGCAGCACCAGCCCGACACCGAGGCCGAGCACCCCCATCGCCACGCTCTGCCACAGGTAGGAGGTGTCCGCCTGGAGCCTGCCGAGCAGCACCATGCCGACGGTCGACAGCGCGCCGCCGAGCAGCGGGTACACCCGGTAGCGGCCGGAGCGGCTGATCAGCTGCCCGGCGCCGATGGAGGCGACCACGATCCCGCCCATCATCGGCAGCATCCGCAGCCCGGAGCC includes these proteins:
- a CDS encoding glycosyltransferase, giving the protein MSQPVDGGVAQVVADLARGQVADGHRVVLACPEGGRLAGMAVTAGVRVRTWTAGRGPGPGLPGEVAALRRVIAESDPQLVHLHSAKAGLAGRLALRGARPTVFQPHAWSFAAVSGPVAAAARVWERRAVRWTDRLLCVSEQERREGEAAGLRGVWALAPNGLDLDRFDSARLPTRDRARAILGLDDDPAAPVAVCVGRLCRQKGQDVLLRAWAGVPARVPGARLVLVGDGPDRAALEELAAELPDPDSVRFAGPVEDPRDWYVAADLMVLPSRWEGMALAPLEAMACSRPVLLTDVAGSRECLPAGAPGPVPPGDPDALREALAARLADREGCRAEGLRGWLDVFDRRDVRLTRERVARVYQDVLSERRNGAEQTYDDKGMTISH
- a CDS encoding MFS transporter — its product is MSVIEAARTAPVAPPVTQPERPRAGGPAGPARAELSKRQTRLVFAGLMMALLLAALDQTIVATALPRIVGDLDGLEHMSWVVTAYLLASTVVLPVYGKLGDLWGRKWVFQFAIVVFLVGSALSGWAHSMNELIAFRALQGIGGGGLMIGVQAIIGDLVPPRERGRYMGLISAVFGIASVAGPLLGGWFTDGPGWRWCFYVNLPLGLAALVVTGLVLKSPRRERGPGQRRPRLDVAGSLLLAACGTCLVLASSWGGGQYAWGSPVIIGLLAGAVASLPLFLLAERYAAEPVIPLRLFRDSVFNVSGSIGVVVGVALFGAASYLPSFMQMVDGASATGSGLRMLPMMGGIVVASIGAGQLISRSGRYRVYPLLGGALSTVGMVLLGRLQADTSYLWQSVAMGVLGLGVGLVLPVLVLVVQNSVDQSDLGAATSANNYLRQIGGSVGAAAVGTLFNSRLTHQLALRLPLHNGLPPVNSITPELVRTLPGPLRLAFVDSYAAALPRVFLYLAPVLALGFLLAFLLKEKPLVTHAAPEPGPDAAAGLLTVEISDTAVPTQSAQQQSAQPQPVQPPPAPGIPVAGTVLEPDRAAVPRAVLTLVDMEGRQVARSGSGPDGRFALAAPRGGNYVLIAAASGHQPQAVTVAVGGRPVELDIVLGGTGRLSGAVRSAEGAPVADAAVTLTDGRGEVVATAHADSDGEYHFRDLVSGRYTLAVSARAYRPAALAVEVAASGETRQDVAMAGSGTLRGTVRTSNGHAVAEARVTLLDSAGTVVAAVTTGADGNFRFTDLEPGEYTVMASGYPPVATALRIEDGHTERDLHLSHRLDD